A window of Desulforegulaceae bacterium genomic DNA:
TCTTTTTTTACAGAGCAGTCAAAAAGTTTTAAGGATTTTTTTACTCCTGCTTTAATTTTTACCGGGCTTTGCCAGGCTTTTTTTCAATTCGGGTATTTTTCTGCAATAAAGATTACAGGAGTAGCTGTGGGAGTGATGGTTGCAATGGGAAGCTCCCCTGTATTTGCCGGTATTCTTGGAGTATTGTTTGAGAGGGAAAAACTTGGAGCCAGATGGTTTGTTTCAACTTTGCTTGCAGTTTCAGGACTTTTTCTTTTGATGAAAACTACCAATGGATCTGTTCAGATAGAAACCTTTGGAATTTTAATGGCTCTTCTTGCTGGGTTTTCATATTCAGTTTTTACCCTTGTTGTTAAAAGACTGATAAAAACAAGAAACCAAGACAGGGTGACTGGAATGTCGTGCCTTATTGGCAGTGTTTTTTTGATGATTTTCTTTTTTGTCTACCCCATTGGCTGGATTTTTAGTTTTCAAGGGATTGGAGTTATTTTATATCTTGGAGTTATTTCTGCTGGGGTTGCTTATCTTTTTTATGGAAGAGGGCTTAAATTTGTAAAGGTTTCTGCTGTTGGAACCCTTACTCTGGCAGAACCTCTTACAGCAGCCTTTTTAGGTGTTTTTTTTTTTGGGAGAACCCTTGACCATTACTTCGGGTACGGGGATGTTTTTAATTTTTTTATCCCAGATGGCTGTTATTTTAAATAAATAAACCCGGTTTTTTATTTTTAAAAAAAATCTTTGAAAAAAAAGACTGCCTTGGAAAGCTTATTAAAGTTTATATAAATAAGAGCAAAAACTGAAATATAGACAAAACTTGTTGTATATTTGTTCATTCCTTTCAAGGAAAAAGCTGTTCCAAGGGATCTTTTTATAGCAAATTTTTTTTGGTCATAGTCATAAAGAGAAAACATCTCATCAAGAATAAGGTGAAGGAGATACCCAAATAAAAAAGATACTCCAATGGCAAATCCAAAAATTTCGCCGAATTTTAAAGAAGAAAAATGAAAAATAAGAAGAGATAGTAAAGCGGCCATTGGAATTGAATGGTAAATTCCTCTGTGTCTGGAATAATATTTGAAGATTTTGGAAAAAATAAATTTAATAAATATATAAACTGAAGGGGGAACAAGAAAAGCGTATTTTAATTTTGAGTCAAGCATTAAAATAATGGCCATAAAACCGCCAAGAACAGACAATATATTGAAAACTATATTTATTGTCCTGCTGTTGTCACTGTCAATATCCGGGAAAATAGAGCCGGCATATGTACTTAAGAAAATAATTCCTGACAAGGAAATTGATTTGTCAAGAAAATACAGACTTAATGCTCCTGAGCTGTATCCTGCAACAACTCCTAGATCTGAATGTGCTTTAAAATTGGGCATTTTTTTATTTATTTTTTTCTTTTAAAAGTTTTTCCAGTCTGTCTTTTGCCTTTTCATGAAAACTTATAATATCCTCTTCAAGCAGCTTTAACTCGCTTATTCTTTCACTTATTTCAACAAGACGTTTTTTGCCGTATTCCAATGTTTTTTTTATCTGGTCAATTTCATCAAGATCAATATCAGCCAGGCCAATTATTTCTGAAATTTCATCTATTGAATAGCCAAATTTTCTCCCTTTTAAAATAAGAATTAATCTTGCCCTGTCTTTTCTTGTATAAACTCTTTGATTGCCTTCTGTTCTTCCCGGGCAGATCAGACCTTTTTCCTCATAAAATCTTATGGTTCTTGTGCTTATTTCAAATTCTTCAGCAAGATTGGAAATGGAAAATGTTTGGTGGGGGTTTTCTTTTTTTTTCATATATCACCGTTTTTACTTAAAGTAGGATAGAGATTTTTCAGTCAATTACAATTTAAACATTCATTCTTTTATCCAAAAAATTTAATTTGGGTAAGTAAATTTGTATAAAGATTTTGTTTATCATAAAACTTAAAAACATATTGCCCGTACAATAAGTGCACAGGCAATAAAAAAACTGATAAATCAGATCCAATTATTTTTTTCTGCTTTTTTAACTAGTTCTTCCCTGAATTGGGGGTGGGCTATGCTGATAAGGGCTTTTACCCGAGTTGCCGTGCTCTTGTATCTAAGGTTAGCCACTCCATATTCAGTGACTATATATTCAACTTCTGTTCTTGGGGTTGTAACTATTGTTCCCGGCGGAAAATAAGGGACAATCTTAGATTTTAATTCACCATTTTTATCTGTAAATGTTGAGTTTAAGGAGATAATGCTTTTTCCTCCTTTGGAAAGTTTTGCCCCATGGATGAAATTAAGTTGGCCGCCTGTTCCGCTGTATTGATATGTCCCAATTGACTCAGATGCGGCCTGACCTGTAAGATCAATCATAAGAGCATTATTAATTGAAACAAGGTTGTCGTTTTTAGCAATTATAAGGGGATTGTTTATATAGCTTATATCTTTAAACACAAAATCATCGTTTTCATGGATAAAATCGTAAAATTCCTTTGTTCCCACACAAAAGGCAGCAGTTACTTTTCCTGGCATAAATGTTTTTTGAGAGCCGTTAATTACTCCTGATTTTACAAGTTCCATAACTGAGGGAGTTACAACTTCTGAATGCATTCCCAGGTTTTTTTTGTTTTTTAAGTTATGTCCGATTGCATTCCCAAGACCTCCAAACCCCAGTTGAATAGTTGAGCCGTCATCAATTAGCTCCGAAATATAGCTGGCAATCTTTTTTTCTGTCTCAGTAATTACAATTTCAGGAACTTCAAAAATATCGGCGTCATTTTCAATTATATGATCCACTTCAGACACATGAATCATGAAATCTTCACTGTTTATTTTTGGAAGTTTTTTGTTTACTTCTACAATTACTGTATCAGCTTTTGCAATATCCTTTTTGTGAAGGAATGAACCGAAAAGAGACCTGCACATATAGCCGTTTTCATCGGGAGGGGTAACTACTGATGAAACTATGTTGTATCCTCTTGATTCAACATAACTAGGGCAGTCACCAAGGTGAAGAGGAACATAATTGGAAACCCCTTGCTGCATACAGATTCGTTCCACAGGGCCGACAAACATGGTTTCGATCTCAAAGCTCTCTTTGTTTTTCGGGTCCATAAAATCATAGAAATCCATCGCAAATCCAAGGCCTAACAATATATTTTTCAATTCATTGGCTCGAGCACTCAATGCTCTGCAAAAAGCCGGAGGAATGCAAGTTCCTCCGCTTAATCCGACTTTATCATTGGAGACTATAATTTTTGCGGCTTCTTCAGCACTGCACAGCTTTTGATTGTATAAATCTTTCCATTGTGTTTTTGAGACTGACTGATTCATCTTGAATAATTCCTCCCGGGGTGATGGTTTTTAATAAACTTTACGTTAACGTTAAGTTTCTTGTCAAGATAAATGTTTCTTTAGAGAATAAAAAAATAAATTTTATAATTAATCTGTAAAAGCAGGCTGTTAGCTTCATTAAAAACTGACGTTATGACAGTTGTGAGGGATTGGGTTTAAGAGTTTATACTTTAAAAATATAAAATATTGATAAAGGAGAGCTTTTAGGGTTATTTGAGAAGATTTATATTTTGAACAAAGCTGTTGGTTTTTCTTCAGAAGCATTGAAAATTTCTGATTTCAAATTTTTAATTGCCTGGGATACTATGGAAAGTGCTTTATTAGGGCAATTGTTTTCTTTGCTTAAATGACCAAGGATAATTTTTTTTAAGTTTTTATCTGCAATTTCACCGAGAAGATTTCTAGCATCTTCATTGGAAAGATGACCATTGCGTCCTTTTATTCTTTGTTTCAAAAACCAGGGGTATGGACCTGATTCAAGAAGAGTAGGGTCGTGGTTTGCTTCAATCACAATCCCTGTGCAGTTTTTAAGTCTGGTTTTTACAAGAGCGGTTGCAAAACCTAGATCAGTTGCAACCCCAAGTTTTGAGTTTCCCGCTTTGATTGTAAACCCGCAAGGGTCTACAGCATCATGTGAAATTGAAAATGGATTTATTTTCATTTGTCCTATGAAAAAAGGGACTCCAGATTCAAAAAAAACTGTTTGGAAAGTTTTTTTTATACAGGTTTCTGAGGCCGCAATGGTTTTTTTATTCCCATAAACTGGAATATTGTATCTTCTCGATAGGACCCCAGCACCTCTAATATGGTCTGAATGTTCATGGGATATTATTATGGCTTTGAGTCCTTTTGGATCTTCTCCTATAAGTTCCAGTCTTTTTTCAATCTGCTTTCCTGAAAGACCTGAGTCTATAAGAATTTTTACATCTTTGTTTTTTATAAAAACACTGTTTCCGCTGCTTCCGCTGGCAAGAACAGAAAAATAAAGATTTGAATTGTCAATGAGTTCCGGTGTGACCGAACCCACCTGAATCTCTGGAAGTATTTTCAAGATTATCCGCCTGTATAAGTTTTACTTGTTCTACTTTTGATATTACCATCTGGGCTATTCTTTGGCCTTTTTCAACAATGTATTCCCCGGAAGAAAGATTTACAAGGGCGATTTTAATTTCCCCTCTATAATCTGAATCTATTGTTCCAGGTGAATTTATAATTGTAATTCCTTTTTTTACTGCAAGTCCTGATCTTGGCCTTATCTGAGCTTCAAACCCGGGTGGAATTGCCATTGCAAATCCTGTGGGAATTAGCTTGATTTCCATTGGCTTTAAAACCAAAGGTTTAGGTAGGAATGCTCTTATATCCATTCCTGAGGCACCTTGTGTCATGTATCTGGGAAGCTCTATGTCAAAAATTTCAGGTTCAAGAATTTTTATTTTTATATTTGTCATTTTTATATCTTCTTTATATCTTCAAAATATTTTCAAATTGCTGTTTTTGAGAAGTGTCAGGGCCTACAACAGATGCAGTAACTGTGCTTCTGTCAAAAATTCTGTCTGCCATGTCCCTTATATCATTCCAGGTGATTTTTTCTATTTCAGAAATTGTTTCTTCAAAAGGAATATATCTTTTATATAAAATTTCATTCTGAGCGAGTTTTACCATGAGATTTTCTGTGCTTTCCATAGATAAGAGGAGATTTCCCTTGGTAAAGGAAATTGCACTTTCAAGCTCTCCGTCAGAAGTTTTTTTATTTTTTAAATTTTTTATTTCTTTTAAAATAAGCTTTAGCGAGGGAATAAGATTTTCTTTAGAGACTGCTTCATAAACTCCTATCATCCCTGTATCAGAGAATTGATTTAAAAAGGAATAAATCGAGTAGGCAAGGCCTCGTTTTTCTCTTATTTCCTGAAAAAGCCTGGAACTCATATTTCCGCCTAAAATTGTGGTAAAAAGTGATGCTTTAAACCTGTTTCTGTCTTTTTTGGAAAAACCGTCTGTGCCCAGGCAAAGATGATATTGTTCAGTTGGCCTTTTTAAAAAAACAATTCCTTTTTCAGGTGTTGGTTTTTGCCTTTTGGCGGTTTCATATTTGGAAGTTTTTATTTTACCAAAGGATTTGCCAAGAATATTGACAGCCTCATCATGCTCAATATTTCCTGCCAGAGCTATGGTCATTTTTTCAGGTGTATAATGTTTTTCAAAAAAATGCTTAATTTTTTTTGAATTAATTGCTGCTATGGTTTGCCTGGTGCCAAGAATATTTTTTCCAAGAGAATGATTTTTCCATCTATTCTCGTCTAGAAGAGACATTACAAGATCCTCAGGATTTTCCTCAAACATTTCAATTTCTTGAAAAATGACTTGCTTTTCATGTTCAATTTCATTGGGGTCAAATTCTGAATTAAGAAAAATATCTGAAAGTATTTCAGCCATTTGAGGAAAATGTTCGTCCATTACCTGAGCAAAAAGGCAGGTTGCTTCAACAGAAGTAAAAGCGTTTGAATTTCCTCCTATTGCGTCAAATTCTTTAGCAAGATCAAAGGCGGATCTTTTTTGGGTTCCCTTAAAAAGCATATGTTCGATAAAGTGTGCTTTTCCGTGCTCGTGGGCTTCCTCATCCCTTGAACCTGCATCTATCCAAACACCCATGGTTATTGAACGAATATATGGAATTTTATGAGTGATAATTTTTATTTTATTTGGAAGAGTGGTTTTTTGTATCTTTTGTCCAGGATTAATAAAATTACTTTTTGTTTTGGGACTTAGGTAAATTGTTTTGCTCTGACTTGCTGATTTCATGAATTATTTTTTTCTGGTGCCGGTGTTTTTAGCCGGCACCTTTGTTTAGAGGTTATTTTTTGTTGTCAGAGTTTCTGTCTTTTCTGAAACCACCTCTTTTATTGTCATTCTTTTTTTTATCTTTGTCATCGCTTTTGCCGGCTTGTTCAGGATCTGCTTCCTTAAGACTTAGCTGAATCTTACCATCTCTTGTAACATCAAGAACCTTAACGTTTATAACGTCTCCTGGCTTTACTACATCTGTTACTTTCGCAACTCTGTAATTGGCAAGTTCTGAAATGTGAAGAAGTCCTGTTGTATTTGGGCTTAGATCTACAAAAGCACCAAAATCAGTAGTTCTTGCAACTTTTCCAGAATAAATTTTCCCAATTTCAGGATCAAGACAGATCTCATTTACTCTTGCAACAGCAGCATCTGAAGCCTCTTTTGAATTTGCAGAAATTTTAACTGTACCATCATCTGTAACCTCAAGGGTTGTATTTGTAGATGACTGAATTTCCCTGATTACCTTTCCTGCAGGGCCGATCAATGCTGCAATTTTATCCTGCTTGATTTTCATGGTGATAATTTTTGGTGCATATTGGGAAATATCTGTCCTTGGTACAGAAATGGCTGAAAGCATTTCGTCAAGAATATGAATTCGACCTTCTTTTGCCTGATGAAGGGCTTTTTCAAGTATATTTTTTGGAAGCTCTTTGATTTTTATATCCATCTGGATTGAGGTAATTCCTTCTCTTGTTCCAGCAACCTTAAAGTCCATGTCTCCTGTATGATCTTCATCACCAAGAATATCTGAAAGAATAGCAACTTCATCTCCTTCACTTACAAGACCCATTGCAATTCCTGAAACAGGAGCTTTTATGGGAACTCCTCCGTCCATAAGTGCAAGTGTTGCCGCACAAACAGTTCCCATTGAAGAAGAACCATTTGACTCCATTACTTCTGAAACAATTCTTATTGTATATTCAAAATCCTCTTTGTTTGGCAGAACCTTTTCTAGTGCTCTGTATGCAAGTGCTCCATGACCAAATTCTCTTCTGCTTGGGCCACCAAGTCTTTTGACTTCTCCAACACAAAACGGAGGGAAGTTATAGTGGAGCATAAAATCATTTGACTCATTGCCACCGCTGAGGGTTTCAACTCTTTGGGCGTCCTGACCTGAGCCAAGGGTAAGAACTCCAAGTACCTGGGTTTCACCTCTTGTGAAAAGACCACTTCCATGTACTCTTGGAAGGATTTTTGTATCACAGGTAATTTGTCTTACTTTATCAAAAGCTCTTCCGTCTATTCTTTTTTTCTCAGTTAAAACTATCTCTCTGCTGGCCTGTCTTGCAACTTTTTCAAAGTAAGGTGAAATAAGATGTTCATCTTCTTCATATTTTTCTGAAAGAGCTTCTTTTATTTTTTCTCTTACTTTTTTTACAGCATTTTTTCTTCCGAATTTACCTTCAGTCTTAAGAGCGTTTTTTATATCTTCTTTACCAAGAGTTTCAATTTCATTTAAAAGTTCCTGGTTTATCTTTTTTTCAGGAAGCTGCATTTTTTCTTTACCTGCAAGTTTTGCAAGCTCCTCCTGGATTTTGATTATTGGCTGCATTGCATCATGACCAGCAAAAATTGCATCTATTACATCTGCTTCGCTTACTATGTTTCCGCCACCTTCAACCATTGTTATTCCGGTTTTTGAGCCTGTAAGGACAATGTTTATGTCACATTCAGGTGAATTGACCTGGTCAATTGTCGGGTTAATTATGATTTCATTATTTATCCGTCCAACCCTGACTGCACCCATAGGTCCGTCAAAGGGAATTTCAGAAATTGTCAGTGCGGCTGAGGCTCCTATCAATGCAAGGATGTCGGGGTCATTTTCTTTATCCATAGAAAGCACTGTTGCAATAACTTGGGTTTCGTTTGAATAGTTATCGTGGAAAAGAGGGCGAATTGGCCTGTCAATCAGCCTGCATGTTAAAGTTGCTTTTTCGCTGGGTCTTCCCATTTCCCTTCTCATATAGTTTCCTGGAATTCTTCCCGCAGAATATACTTTTTCCATATATTCAACAGTAAGAGGGAGAAAATCTATATCGTCTCTTCCTTCGTTACTTGCCGCAGCAGTAACAAGGACCATTGATTCTCCATATTGAACTATTACCGAACCAGATGCTTGTTTTGCTATTTTACCAGTTGAGATCGAAAGTTCGCGACCGCTGATTTCTGTTTTTACTATTTGTTCCATTAATTACTCCGTTTTCTTTACGAAATTTCAACTTCCGTAAGACTTACGCAAAAACAGCTTTCCGGTTTTTAAATGATTAAAACCGAAAAATTATTTGCGCGGAAGTCTAATCAGGAATTTGTTGAAATTTCATGGATTGTTTTTGAAAAGGGCAGAGCTTTTTCTGCCCTTATTTTTTTTAACGCTTAAGATTCAGTTCTTCAAGTATTGATCTGTATCTTGTGATGTTTTTCTTTCTGAGATAGTTAAGAAGTCTTCTTCTCCTTCCAACAAGAGTCAGCAAACCTCTTCTGGAATGATGATCTTTGGTGTGAACCTTAACATGATCTGTCAGGTAGATAATTCTTTTAGTAAGAATCGCGATTTGAACTTCAGGAGAACCTGTGTCTTCTTCGTGTCTTTTAAAACCGTCAATTACTTCTTTTTTTTGCTCTTTTGCAAGTACCAACTTAAACTCCTTAATATTTTGGAATAAATTAATAAATTTGTCTGCGGTTATCGATCCGATATTCCATTCAGACCGCAGGAACTAGTCCTGAATTTTTGCAGAACAATTAACTAATACAACAACTTGATAATATTTTCAATTAAAGACCGCATCATATTTTAAATAATCGCAATTGTTTACTCTTCTTATCAAAGCTTTTAGCTGATTTTCCTGGTTAATAAGCCTGAAGGGAATGTTTTCCTCAATTGAAAAATTTATGAAAAGATCTTTTGGTAAAATTTTTTTACCATTGATTACAGCCTCTTCTATTGTTTTGTCAATTTTTATTGTGTGGATAAAATCTGTTGCCTTTTCAAGGCTTATCATACAACTTTCAAGGTCATTTTCAGATTTTTTCTGCCTGAGCTCTTCCAGGGTAAAAGAATTTGATAAATCAAAATATCCGTTTTTTGTTCTTTCAAGATCTGTAAGATGACCTAAGGTGCCAAGTTCTTTTGCAAGGTCTGATGCCAGAGTTCTTATATATGTTCCTTTTGAACATTTTACCCTGATTTTTAAAATATCATTTTCAAAAAACAAAGTTTCAAGCTCAAAGATATTTATTTCTCTAGCTTCTTTTTCAATCATTTCACCTTTTCTTGCATATTTGTACAAGGGAATTCCCTTATGCTTCAAAGCTGAAAAGGCAGGGGGGATTTGTTTGATTTTACCCCTGAACTTAGCCATTGCGTTTTCAATATCAAAAGAATTGATTTTTGGGACTTCTGCTTTTCCTGTAATTTCACCTGTTTTATCGAGGGTGTCTGTCTGGATTCCAAGCTTTATTGTGCCTATATATTCTTTGTCTTTTTCCATTAAATATCTTACAAGACGAGTTCCCCTGTTTATACATACAGGCAAAAGTCCTTGGGCAAAAGGATCAAGAGTTCCAGTGTGTCCAGCTTTTTTAGCTGAAAATATTTTTTTAACTAAATTGGAAGCTGTGTTTGAACTTAAATCTTCTGGCTTGTTTAAAAGGATGATTCCACTTGATTTATTCATTGCTATATTCAGATCCGATCGGCTATAGACATGATTTTATTTTTAAGTTCAGGAAAGGGAATTGTTGTTGAAAATCCTGCTGCTGTTTCATGACCTCCGCCTCCGTATGAAAATGCAATTTCAGAGACATCAATTGTTCCGTCTGATCTTAAGCTTACATCATAGCATTGCTTTTTGTTTTTCAGCTTTTCACCTTCTTTTATAAGGGCTGCAACTTTAACATCTTCTATATGCTCTGCGTAATTTATAAGTTCTGATATATCTTCTTTTTTTGTCTTTGTTTTTTTAAGCATGTCCTGGGTAAGAACCATAAGGGACATTTTTTTGTTTTCAGATATTTCAATTGAATCAAGAACAAGATTTATAAGCTTTATTCTTCCAAGTGAATAGCTTCCGTAAATCTGCTGGGCCACCTTGTGAGGAATTACTCCGTAATCAATCATTTCTCTGCAAATGGAAAAAGCTTCTGGATTTGTGTTTGAAAAACGAAAAGATCCTGTGTCTGTAAAAATCCCTGTGTATATTGAATAGGCTATTTCAGAGCAGATCTCTACGCCAAGGTCTTTTATAATTGTGTAAACTATTTCTGCTGTGGCACAGGCATTTGGGTCAATTATTTGAAAAGTTCCAAAATAACTATTTGTTCTATGATGGTCTATATTTATAATCTCAGGAATGTTTTTCAGAACTTCCTTGCACTTTCCGGTTCTTCCAGTTTCGCTACAGTCAAGAATAATAGCTGTGTCAAATTTTAAGCACTCAGGTATTTTTCTGTTAATTTTTTCAATCCCTGGTAGGAATGAAAAAATTTTGGGTATCAGACTTTCATTGTAAAGATAAATATTTTTCCCTTTTTTTTCAAGGGCTTTACCCATTGAAAGCATTGAACCAATAGCATCTCCATCAGGGTGAAGATGACTTGTTATTAGAACATTGGAGCTTTTATCAAGAATCGAATTCACCATTTTCAGACCGATTTTCTGTTTTCTTGAGAGATTTAAAAAGCTCCTCCATTTTTTGTCCATTGTCAAGGACTGTGTCATAGAAAAATTTTAGTTCTGGAATATATCTTAATTTTAATTCTGTACCAATTTTTTTCTTAAAAAAACCTTTTGCACTATGAAATCCTTTTTCTGCTTCCTTAGCCTTATTTTTATCTGCTCCTGTTACAGCAAAGTATACATAGGCAGATGAAAGATCTTTATTCATTTTAACGGCTGTTATACTTGCTCCTGAAAGTCTTGGATCTTTTATTTTTTTTATAAGCACTTCTGACACAATTACCTGAATCTGGGTTGCTATTCTTGCAGAACGCGGGTAATCTTTGGCCATTAAATCTCCTTTATCCCAACTTAGTAGGCTTTATTTCCTCGATCATATAACATTCTATAGTATCGCCTTCTTTTATGTCATTGAATCTATCTATCCCAATTCCACATTCATAACCTTCATTGACTTCTTTTGCGTCATCTTTATAACGTTTGAGTGAAGACATTTGGCCGTCAAAAATTATTATACCGTCTCTTAAAACTCTTGTGTTCTTGCCTCTTTTCATTTTTCCGTTTGTTACAAGGCATCCTGCAACTTTACCGATTTTGGGAACAGAAAAGACAGCTCTTACGTCTGCTGTGCCAAGAGTGACTTCTTTATATGTAGAATCCATCAGTCCTAACATGGCGTTTTCTATGTCCTTTATTGCATCATAGATAACATTGTAGAACTTCATGTCGATATTTTCTTCTTCAGCAAGTTCTCTTACTTTTGGAGCAGGGCGAACATTAAAGCCCAGGATAATTGCATCTGAAACAGTTGCAAGGCTTACGTCTGACTCACTTACCGTACCAGTTGCAGAGTGAACAACTTTAATTTTAACTTCATCAGTTGAAAGTTTTATAAGTGATTCTCTAAGAGCCTCAATTGAGCCCTGGACATCTGCTTTTATTATGAGATTAAGATCTTTTACTGCTCTATGTTCAATTTTTTCAAAAAGACCTTCAAGGCTCATTCTGGATGATTTGGCAAGCTCTTTGGCTCTTTGTTTTGCAGCCCTGTGCTCACCAACTTGTTTTGCGTCTTTTTCATCTTTGAGTGCAAGAAGTTCGTCTCCTGCTTCAGGAACTCCGCTGAGACCAAGAATTTCCACAGGAATACTTGGTCCTGCAGACTCAATTTTATCTCCTTGGTCATTGAACAAAGCTCTTATTTTTCCATAATGAGTTCCGCATACAACAGCATCGCCTTGCTTTAGAGTTCCCTCCTGCACAAGAACTGAAGCAGCAGGACCTCGCCCTGTATCAAGTCTTGCTTCAATTACATGTCCTTTTGCAAATTTGTCAGGGTCAGCCTTTAGATCTAAAATTTCAGCTTGAAGAAGAACCATTTCAAGAAGTTCTTCAATACCGATTTTTTGTTTAGCAGAAACATTTACAAAAATTGAATCTCCTCCCCAGTCTTCAGAAAGAATTCCATGTTCTGAAAGCTCTCTTTTAACAACATCTGGGTCTGCACTTGGTTTGTCTATTTTGTTTATTGCAACAACAATTGGGACATCAGCAGCTTTGGCATGGTTGATAGCCTCAATTGTTTGGGGCATCACTCCATCATCGGCTGCAACAACAAGGATTACTATATCTGTGACCTTTGCTCCTCTTGCTCTCATTGCTGTAAAGGCTTCATGACCAGGGGTGTCAAGGAAGGCAATTTCTCCAT
This region includes:
- a CDS encoding pitrilysin family protein, which encodes MKSASQSKTIYLSPKTKSNFINPGQKIQKTTLPNKIKIITHKIPYIRSITMGVWIDAGSRDEEAHEHGKAHFIEHMLFKGTQKRSAFDLAKEFDAIGGNSNAFTSVEATCLFAQVMDEHFPQMAEILSDIFLNSEFDPNEIEHEKQVIFQEIEMFEENPEDLVMSLLDENRWKNHSLGKNILGTRQTIAAINSKKIKHFFEKHYTPEKMTIALAGNIEHDEAVNILGKSFGKIKTSKYETAKRQKPTPEKGIVFLKRPTEQYHLCLGTDGFSKKDRNRFKASLFTTILGGNMSSRLFQEIREKRGLAYSIYSFLNQFSDTGMIGVYEAVSKENLIPSLKLILKEIKNLKNKKTSDGELESAISFTKGNLLLSMESTENLMVKLAQNEILYKRYIPFEETISEIEKITWNDIRDMADRIFDRSTVTASVVGPDTSQKQQFENILKI
- a CDS encoding metal-dependent hydrolase, whose protein sequence is MPNFKAHSDLGVVAGYSSGALSLYFLDKSISLSGIIFLSTYAGSIFPDIDSDNSRTINIVFNILSVLGGFMAIILMLDSKLKYAFLVPPSVYIFIKFIFSKIFKYYSRHRGIYHSIPMAALLSLLIFHFSSLKFGEIFGFAIGVSFLFGYLLHLILDEMFSLYDYDQKKFAIKRSLGTAFSLKGMNKYTTSFVYISVFALIYINFNKLSKAVFFFKDFF
- a CDS encoding acetyl-CoA hydrolase/transferase C-terminal domain-containing protein, which encodes MNQSVSKTQWKDLYNQKLCSAEEAAKIIVSNDKVGLSGGTCIPPAFCRALSARANELKNILLGLGFAMDFYDFMDPKNKESFEIETMFVGPVERICMQQGVSNYVPLHLGDCPSYVESRGYNIVSSVVTPPDENGYMCRSLFGSFLHKKDIAKADTVIVEVNKKLPKINSEDFMIHVSEVDHIIENDADIFEVPEIVITETEKKIASYISELIDDGSTIQLGFGGLGNAIGHNLKNKKNLGMHSEVVTPSVMELVKSGVINGSQKTFMPGKVTAAFCVGTKEFYDFIHENDDFVFKDISYINNPLIIAKNDNLVSINNALMIDLTGQAASESIGTYQYSGTGGQLNFIHGAKLSKGGKSIISLNSTFTDKNGELKSKIVPYFPPGTIVTTPRTEVEYIVTEYGVANLRYKSTATRVKALISIAHPQFREELVKKAEKNNWI
- a CDS encoding MerR family transcriptional regulator, coding for MKKKENPHQTFSISNLAEEFEISTRTIRFYEEKGLICPGRTEGNQRVYTRKDRARLILILKGRKFGYSIDEISEIIGLADIDLDEIDQIKKTLEYGKKRLVEISERISELKLLEEDIISFHEKAKDRLEKLLKEKNK
- the dut gene encoding dUTP diphosphatase; its protein translation is MTNIKIKILEPEIFDIELPRYMTQGASGMDIRAFLPKPLVLKPMEIKLIPTGFAMAIPPGFEAQIRPRSGLAVKKGITIINSPGTIDSDYRGEIKIALVNLSSGEYIVEKGQRIAQMVISKVEQVKLIQADNLENTSRDSGGFGHTGTH
- a CDS encoding MBL fold metallo-hydrolase, which gives rise to MKILPEIQVGSVTPELIDNSNLYFSVLASGSSGNSVFIKNKDVKILIDSGLSGKQIEKRLELIGEDPKGLKAIIISHEHSDHIRGAGVLSRRYNIPVYGNKKTIAASETCIKKTFQTVFFESGVPFFIGQMKINPFSISHDAVDPCGFTIKAGNSKLGVATDLGFATALVKTRLKNCTGIVIEANHDPTLLESGPYPWFLKQRIKGRNGHLSNEDARNLLGEIADKNLKKIILGHLSKENNCPNKALSIVSQAIKNLKSEIFNASEEKPTALFKI
- a CDS encoding polyribonucleotide nucleotidyltransferase; its protein translation is MEQIVKTEISGRELSISTGKIAKQASGSVIVQYGESMVLVTAAASNEGRDDIDFLPLTVEYMEKVYSAGRIPGNYMRREMGRPSEKATLTCRLIDRPIRPLFHDNYSNETQVIATVLSMDKENDPDILALIGASAALTISEIPFDGPMGAVRVGRINNEIIINPTIDQVNSPECDINIVLTGSKTGITMVEGGGNIVSEADVIDAIFAGHDAMQPIIKIQEELAKLAGKEKMQLPEKKINQELLNEIETLGKEDIKNALKTEGKFGRKNAVKKVREKIKEALSEKYEEDEHLISPYFEKVARQASREIVLTEKKRIDGRAFDKVRQITCDTKILPRVHGSGLFTRGETQVLGVLTLGSGQDAQRVETLSGGNESNDFMLHYNFPPFCVGEVKRLGGPSRREFGHGALAYRALEKVLPNKEDFEYTIRIVSEVMESNGSSSMGTVCAATLALMDGGVPIKAPVSGIAMGLVSEGDEVAILSDILGDEDHTGDMDFKVAGTREGITSIQMDIKIKELPKNILEKALHQAKEGRIHILDEMLSAISVPRTDISQYAPKIITMKIKQDKIAALIGPAGKVIREIQSSTNTTLEVTDDGTVKISANSKEASDAAVARVNEICLDPEIGKIYSGKVARTTDFGAFVDLSPNTTGLLHISELANYRVAKVTDVVKPGDVINVKVLDVTRDGKIQLSLKEADPEQAGKSDDKDKKKNDNKRGGFRKDRNSDNKK
- the rpsO gene encoding 30S ribosomal protein S15, whose amino-acid sequence is MVLAKEQKKEVIDGFKRHEEDTGSPEVQIAILTKRIIYLTDHVKVHTKDHHSRRGLLTLVGRRRRLLNYLRKKNITRYRSILEELNLKR
- a CDS encoding EamA family transporter, with protein sequence MNNNKHLNDVVKGRLLIVAASVLWGTSGVVQSYAPIDASPAVIGAFRIFIAGLFITSFSFFTEQSKSFKDFFTPALIFTGLCQAFFQFGYFSAIKITGVAVGVMVAMGSSPVFAGILGVLFEREKLGARWFVSTLLAVSGLFLLMKTTNGSVQIETFGILMALLAGFSYSVFTLVVKRLIKTRNQDRVTGMSCLIGSVFLMIFFFVYPIGWIFSFQGIGVILYLGVISAGVAYLFYGRGLKFVKVSAVGTLTLAEPLTAAFLGVFFFGRTLDHYFGYGDVFNFFIPDGCYFK